In the genome of Pseudomonadota bacterium, the window GTTATCGAAGGAAGAGGGAGGGAGGCACACGCCGTTTTTCAGCAATTACCGGCCGCAGTTTTATTTTCGGACCACCGACGTGACGGGGGCGGTGGAGTTACCCTCGGGGGTGGAGATGGTGATGCCGGGGGACAATGTGAAGATGGTGGTGAAGTTGATTGCGCCGATTGCGATGGAAGAGGGGGTGAGGTTTGCGATCCGCGAAGGGGGCCGCACCGTCGGGGCCGGGGTCGTCGCTAAGGTCGTCGAGTAGCGCGCTACGGCGCCATCATTTGAGCAGAGTTTAAGTCGTCGGAAAAAAAATAGAGGACCTTATCGGAACCTAGCACGACCTAGGCTTTTTAACGGTATAGGCCAGTAGCTCAATTGGCAGAGCGGCGGTCTCCAAAACCGCAGGTTGGGGGTTCGAGTCCCTCCTGGCCTGCAATCGCGTGCAGGGTGGAAGATACGACGGGCCGGCGGCGCACCTAATATGGTAAATCCAAAGGCAGAAATCCAAGAAAGTAAGGGCGACGTCTTTAAACTCGCTCTAGCCCTATTGCTGGTCATGGGCGCCATGGCCGCGTTTTATTTCTACAGCGACCAGTCGTTACTGTTACGGGTCGTCGGGCTCTTGGCCGTGGGAGGTGTCGCAGGGGCGCTGGCGCTACAGACGGCGCAGGGGCGCGATGTCTGGGGATTCTTCAAGGAGGCTCAGATCGAGGTGCGCAAGGTCGTATGGCCGACGCGCCAGGAAACGACCCGCATGACCCTAATCGTCATCTCCATGGTC includes:
- the secE gene encoding preprotein translocase subunit SecE, with protein sequence MVNPKAEIQESKGDVFKLALALLLVMGAMAAFYFYSDQSLLLRVVGLLAVGGVAGALALQTAQGRDVWGFFKEAQIEVRKVVWPTRQETTRMTLIVISMVIAMAAILWLLDTLLAWLVQWLTGSRG